Proteins encoded together in one Meles meles chromosome 7, mMelMel3.1 paternal haplotype, whole genome shotgun sequence window:
- the PRR13 gene encoding proline-rich protein 13, producing MWNPNAGQPGPNPYPPNVGYPEGSNPAHPPPPVNPAYPPGPFPTPPGVPQGNPAFPPGGPLNPVPQPGYPGCQPVGPYPPPYPPPAPGMPLVNPVAPGMVGPGMVMDKKLRKKMKKAHKKMHKHHKHGKHSSSSSSSSSSDSD from the exons ATGTGGAATCCCAATGCCG GGCAGCCAGGACCAAATCCATATCCCCCTAACGTGGGGTACCCTGAAGGTTCCAATCCTGCCCATCCACCACCACCTGTCAATCCTGCCTATCCTCCAGGCCCCTTTCCAACTCCCCCAGGAGTTCCCCAGGGAAATCCAGCTTTCCCTCCAGGTGGGCCCCTTAATCCTGTGCCTCAGCCAGGATATCCAGGATGCCAACCCGTAggtccctacccacctccctacCCGCCACCTGCTCCTGGCATGCCTCTCGTGAATCCCGTGGCACCCGGCATGGTGGGACCAGGAATGGTGATGGACAAGAAGCTgcggaagaaaatgaagaaagctcATAAAAAGATGCACAAACACCACAAGCATGGCAAG cattcctcctcctcctcctcctcttccagcaGTGACTCTGACTGA